A window of the Zootoca vivipara chromosome 14, rZooViv1.1, whole genome shotgun sequence genome harbors these coding sequences:
- the UBFD1 gene encoding ubiquitin domain-containing protein UBFD1 isoform X2 → MDAEAENPPLGCRDGSDPLSAEKPLETDDPQSDPPDPQASVSNGSDSETGKELVELKVIWNKNKYDLKFPLDNTGADLKQKIHSLTGLPPAMQKVMFKGLLPEDKTLREIKVINGAKIMVVGSTINDVLAVNTPKDAAQQEVKSEETKKEPLCRQKQHRKVLDKGKPEDVMPSVKGAQERLPTVPLSGMYNKSGGKVRLTFKLEQDQLWIGTKERTEKLPMGSIKNVVSEPIEGHEDYHMMAFQLGPTEASYYWVYWVPTQYVDAIKDTVLGKWQYF, encoded by the exons ATGGATGCAGAAGCTGAGAATCCGCCTCTAGGCTGCAGGGATGGCAGCGATCCTCTTTCTGCTGAGAAACCTTTGGAGACTGATGATCCTCAAAGTGATCCACCTGACCCTCAGGCTTCTGTCAGCAATGGCAGCGATTCTGAGACTGGGAAAGAGCTGGTTGAGCTAAAAGTTATCTGGAACAAAAATAAGTATGACTTAAAGTTCCCACTTGATAACACAGGGGCTGacctgaagcagaaaatccaCTCACTCACAG GCCTtccacctgcaatgcagaaggTCATGTTCAAAGGACTTCTACCAGAGGATAAAACTTTACGGGAAATCAAAGTGATCAATGGAGCAAAAATAATGGTGGTTGGCTCAACTATCAATGATGTCTTGGCAGTAAACACACCGAAAGATGCTGCTCAGCAGGAAGTGAAATCAGAAGAGACCAAAAAGGAGCCCCTTTGCAGACAAAAG CAACACAGGAAAGTGTTAGATAAAGGAAAACCTGAAGATGTGATGCCTTCTGTCAAGGGTGCCCAG GAGCGCCTGCCAACTGTTCCTTTATCGGGCATGTACAACAAGTCGGGTGGAAAAGTGCGGCTCACCTTTAAACTCGAACAGGATCAGCTCTGGATTGGCACTAAAG AAAGAACAGAAAAGTTGCCCATGGGGTCTATCAAGAACGTGGTGAGTGAACCTATCGAAGGACATGAGGATTATCACATGATG GCCTTCCAGCTGGGTCCTACTGAAGCCTCTTACTACTGGGTCTATTGGGTGCCTACTCAATACGTCGATGCCATCAAGGACACAGTGCTGGGGAAGTGGCAGTATTTTTGA
- the UBFD1 gene encoding ubiquitin domain-containing protein UBFD1 isoform X1 produces MLAGWLWGEGSGGSCSPKHPDRRAKVSRRKRRATEADGGQSRPPGAFPGTPPGGLYTIMAAASASPDSDDTSMDAEAENPPLGCRDGSDPLSAEKPLETDDPQSDPPDPQASVSNGSDSETGKELVELKVIWNKNKYDLKFPLDNTGADLKQKIHSLTGLPPAMQKVMFKGLLPEDKTLREIKVINGAKIMVVGSTINDVLAVNTPKDAAQQEVKSEETKKEPLCRQKQHRKVLDKGKPEDVMPSVKGAQERLPTVPLSGMYNKSGGKVRLTFKLEQDQLWIGTKERTEKLPMGSIKNVVSEPIEGHEDYHMMAFQLGPTEASYYWVYWVPTQYVDAIKDTVLGKWQYF; encoded by the exons atgttggctggctggctgtggggtgaaggaagtggcgggagctgtagtccaaaacatccggaccGGCGAGCGAAGGTTTCGAGGCGGAAGAGGCGGGCTACGGAGGCCGACGGAGGCCAATCCAGACCGCCCGGCGCTTTTCCCGGCACCCCTCCGGGCGGGTTGTACACAATCATGGCTGCCGCCTCTGCCTCCCCCG ATTCGGATGACACCAGCATGGATGCAGAAGCTGAGAATCCGCCTCTAGGCTGCAGGGATGGCAGCGATCCTCTTTCTGCTGAGAAACCTTTGGAGACTGATGATCCTCAAAGTGATCCACCTGACCCTCAGGCTTCTGTCAGCAATGGCAGCGATTCTGAGACTGGGAAAGAGCTGGTTGAGCTAAAAGTTATCTGGAACAAAAATAAGTATGACTTAAAGTTCCCACTTGATAACACAGGGGCTGacctgaagcagaaaatccaCTCACTCACAG GCCTtccacctgcaatgcagaaggTCATGTTCAAAGGACTTCTACCAGAGGATAAAACTTTACGGGAAATCAAAGTGATCAATGGAGCAAAAATAATGGTGGTTGGCTCAACTATCAATGATGTCTTGGCAGTAAACACACCGAAAGATGCTGCTCAGCAGGAAGTGAAATCAGAAGAGACCAAAAAGGAGCCCCTTTGCAGACAAAAG CAACACAGGAAAGTGTTAGATAAAGGAAAACCTGAAGATGTGATGCCTTCTGTCAAGGGTGCCCAG GAGCGCCTGCCAACTGTTCCTTTATCGGGCATGTACAACAAGTCGGGTGGAAAAGTGCGGCTCACCTTTAAACTCGAACAGGATCAGCTCTGGATTGGCACTAAAG AAAGAACAGAAAAGTTGCCCATGGGGTCTATCAAGAACGTGGTGAGTGAACCTATCGAAGGACATGAGGATTATCACATGATG GCCTTCCAGCTGGGTCCTACTGAAGCCTCTTACTACTGGGTCTATTGGGTGCCTACTCAATACGTCGATGCCATCAAGGACACAGTGCTGGGGAAGTGGCAGTATTTTTGA